One region of Vigna angularis cultivar LongXiaoDou No.4 chromosome 10, ASM1680809v1, whole genome shotgun sequence genomic DNA includes:
- the LOC128194236 gene encoding uncharacterized protein LOC128194236 — protein MKGDRGGCTPRSIGSGMSQSCGSSHLASKNCGCGERLLLLKATTLKNKGRQFYRCRNWASNSSCNFFEWVDEGDFEMEGSLQRKSEEVEVCIENVVLELRKKKDKLKKKLEEERKNFKMMLVFFVLSWALTAMFCILFVLKVNCN, from the exons ATGAAAGGTGACAGAGGAGGTTGCACACCAAGGAGCATAGGTTCTGGAATGTCCCAAAGTTGTGGATCATCTCACTTAGCTTCAAAAAACTGTGGTTGTGGGGAaagattgttgttgttgaaggcAACTACATTGAAGAACAAAGGGAGACAATTttatagatgtagaaattgggca AGTAATTCAAGCTGTAACTTCTTTGAATGGGTTGATGAAGGAGATTTCGAAATGGAAGGAAGCTTACAAAGGAagagtgaagaagttgaagtgtgtattgaaaatgttgtgttggagctaaggaagaagaaggacaagttgaagaagaaattagaggaagagagaaaaaatttcaaaatgatgttggTGTTTTTTGTATTGTCATGGGCATTAACTGCCATGTTTTGTATTCTGTTTGTGTTGAAGGTTAATTGTAATTAG
- the LOC108335024 gene encoding plastoglobulin-1, chloroplastic: MAQISVWVSPFRHPVPMALVAVTSPTPFIFSRNVKPLSLSSPLSHLSLSPRFPRSPSRRIRASAADDAGKPAGKISDEWGEDYEPEAEASSSKLPDSDPPKDEDEWQEGAEAPDAGGYIDGGNGTPVAEAPSEEGVDAKVEGLKRALVDTVYGTELGIQAGSEVRAEVSELVTQLEAVNPTPAPVEEPALLDGNWVLLYTASSELLPLLAAGRLPLLKLDKISQTIDTSSFTIINSTTLSSPFASLSFSASASFEVRSPARIQVTFKEGAIQPPEIKSKVDLPENVDIFGQKLSLQPLQQSLGPLQGLVENISRVISGQPALKIPIPGERTSSWLLTTYLDQDLRISRGDGGLFILAREGSPLLDP; this comes from the exons ATGGCTCAGATTTCAGTTTGGGTTTCACCCTTTCGCCACCCTGTACCGATGGCCCTCGTCGCCGTCACTTCGCCCACTCCCTTCATATTTTCTCGGAACGTTAAACCGCTTTCTCTCTCCTCTCCACTCTCTCACCTCTCTCTCTCACCGCGCTTTCCCAGGTCTCCTTCTCGCCGCATCCGCGCCTCCGCCGCTGACGACGCCGGCAAGCCGGCTGGGAAGATCTCCGACGAGTGGGGCGAAGACTACGAGCCTGAAGCCGAGGCGTCATCGTCCAAGCTTCCCGACTCTGATCCTCCCAAGGACGAGGACGAATGGCAGGAAGGAGCTGAAGCACCCGACGCCGGTGGATATATCGACGGTGGGAACGGAACTCCGGTCGCTGAGGCTCCGTCGGAGGAGGGAGTGGATGCTAAGGTGGAGGGACTGAAGCGTGCTTTGGTGGATACTGTCTATGGCACCGAGTTAGGGATTCAAGCCGGGTCGGAAGTTCGTGCTGAGGTGTCCGAGTTGGTGACTCAGTTGGAAGCGGTGAACCCTACCCCTGCCCCCGTGGAGGAACCTGCCCTTCTCGATGGGAATTGGGTGTTGCT GTACACTGCGTCTTCGGAACTGCTGCCTCTTCTAGCAGCTGGAAGATTGCCTTTGTTGAAGTTGGACAAGATTTCTCAAACAATTGATACCAGTAGCTTCACTATTATAAACTCCACAACACTGTCTAGCCCTTTTGCATCTTTGTCTTTCAGTGCATCTGCCTCATTTGAAGTTCGAAGCCCTGCAAGAATTCAG GTCACTTTTAAAGAAGGTGCAATACAACCTCCAGAGATAAAGTCTAAAGTTGACCTACCAGAAAATGTGGACATCTTTGGCCAAAAGCTTAGCCTACAGCCTCTGCAACAATCCCTTGGTCCACTGCAAGGTCTGGTGGAAAACATATCGCGGGTCATTTCTGGTCAGCCAGCTCTCAAGATTCCCATCCCTGGCGAGAGGACAAGCTCCTGGCTTCTTACTACATATCTTGATCAGGACTTGCGAATATCAAGAGGAGATGGTGGTCTTTTCATTCTAGCCAGAGAAGGAAGTCCCCTTCTTGATCCATAG
- the LOC108335029 gene encoding uncharacterized protein LOC108335029 → MVLWEITLGTAYFLGLKRTYRLALRIQRRIVSPKYPKLRQFLHRRTRGVFDVAIKVHRNIQYRDIEVGRNFGNFILRWLDRMKPSAQIRGPPPSDGVRPTENIGKHAAGGSSSNHKGSGTLRRDSDRNLFTSARSVPYPTGPRVMRRPNPPGNTIHGRHFSFSTPQIVASNYRVNLSGGVVRKDIMQWMLHN, encoded by the exons ATGGTGCTGTGGGAGATAACGCTCGGAACCGCGTATTTCTTGGGTCTCAAACGAACATACAGGCTCGCTCTCAGGATTCAACGCAGGATCGTAAGCCCTAAGTACCCTAAACTTCGCCAATTTCTTCACAG ACGGACCCGTGGCGTGTTTGATGTAGCAATCAAAGTGCATCGGAACATTCAATATAGGGACATAGAAGTAGGTAGGAATTTCGGGAACTTTATATTGCGGTGGCTGGATCGAATGAAACCATCGGCGCAGATTCGTGGTCCACCACCTTCGGATGGTGTTAGGCCCACAGAAAACATTGGAAAGCATGCCGCAGGAGGTAGCAgttccaatcacaaaggttctGGGACGTTGAGGAGGGACTCTGATAGGAATTTATTTACCTCAGCAAGGTCAGTGCCTTATCCAACAGGTCCGAGAGTGATGCGACGGCCAAATCCTCCTGGGAATACCATCCATGGCAGGCACTTTAGCTTTTCTACACCTCAAATTGTGGCATCAAATTATAGAGTAAATTTGTCAGGGGGTGTTGTTAGGAAGGACATTATGCAGTGGATGCTGCATAACTAA